Below is a genomic region from Candidatus Reconcilbacillus cellulovorans.
CGTGGCGCGCCCTGCTTTTTTCGCCGCAGCGGCAAGACCTTTTTCGCGCAAAATGTCCTTGGCGCGGTTCAAGTCCCCGCCCGCCTCTTCGAGCGCCTTCTTGCAATCCAGCATTCCCGCGCCGGTCAACTCGCGCAGTTCTTTCACCAAAGCCGCGGAAACAGTCGACATATGCACGGAAACCTCCTTTTCGGCTTGAAAAAAGGGCGGAAACGCCCTTCCGCCCGGGCACGAACCTTTTGTTAGTTCGAACGGCCGTCAAATCAGGCCGTCGTCTGCAGACCCTGACGGCCCTCCAGAACGGCGTCGGCGATTTTCGAGGTCAGCAACTTGACGGCGCGAATCGCGTCGTCGTTACCGGGAATAACGTAGTCGATCTCGTCGGGATCGCAGTTCGTGTCGACGATCGCGACGATCGGAATGCCGAGCTTGCGCGCCTCCGACACGGCGATGCGCTCCTTGCGCGGGTCGATGACGAACAGCGCGTCCGGCAGTTTTTTCATGTTCTTAATGCCACCGAGAAATTTCTCTAGTTTTTCTTTTTCTTTCCTTAACCCCATGACTTCCTTCTTTGGAAGAACGTCGAACATGCCGTTGGTCTCCATTTTCTCCAGCTCGTGCAGACGGTTGATCCGTTTCTGAATCGTCGCGAAATTGGTCAACAGACCGCC
It encodes:
- a CDS encoding 30S ribosomal protein S2, whose protein sequence is MAIISMKQLLEAGVHFGHQTRRWNPKMERYIFTERNGIYIIDLQKTVKKVEEAYQFVRQLAADGGTMLFVGTKKQAQDSVREEAERCGMFYVNQRWLGGLLTNFATIQKRINRLHELEKMETNGMFDVLPKKEVMGLRKEKEKLEKFLGGIKNMKKLPDALFVIDPRKERIAVSEARKLGIPIVAIVDTNCDPDEIDYVIPGNDDAIRAVKLLTSKIADAVLEGRQGLQTTA